One genomic segment of Pagrus major chromosome 13, Pma_NU_1.0 includes these proteins:
- the smyd4 gene encoding SET and MYND domain-containing protein 4, with amino-acid sequence MMDLPCVQWQDHVAQKWTALDPDQKEHFTSLLEIDDVFKYTLTLTTQDDLDFVQSISAGVQKDTQQAAKCRERGNSSFKIRDYTAAALHYSQGVCFAPLSSEQLSLCYANRSAALYHLQHYQASLDDIDKALKNGYPSHLLHKLEDRRSQCLKHLSADQNAREDHHNPASKNQKGLQNEGPLTFGICPQAAASFSLEKGRHLVATEGVAAGEVILNDRPYSFVLIPGMEEVTGMGGRQNTERGVFRVEHRRCHRCLIETLCPVPCEGCSYSRYCSTSCQRDAWEEHHRWECPLGADLMVMGVMSQLALRVTLKAGLKNIRMARDPIRDKNTKLDRQSSDSDPCHSSHYGDSYLSVFHLLHHLNRHSPALRFLCAVTVATLYLKLSKAGPTPLPWDLGRPSGANGQSTEEEGADRSSELWLLGSAVLRHFLQLRCNAQAIIMLQDIGAANSPVQSSKEIRIATALFPTLSLLNHSCCPNTSLAFSTGASADPSSSVVSAELSESVAEDRSTACGVTVTVRAAKVITPGQEILHCYGPHRSRMATQERQRLLREQYYFLCQCEACSLQQEEEEGTEGRQERTAAGGSLHESSLLCSKCKGSLIKSSGGRGIGFTCSQSSCGHRTSSSEVSNRLQEIRVDLEKAVELMERERPDEALRLLRKTQCQSGLILAETHPLQGELADATARAYATMGDWKNAASHLERSTVAIGSQYGEDSIELGHQLFKLAQLHFNGGARGPALSVIPKVRRLLCLHCGPRSHELQELQAMENCLRG; translated from the exons ATGATGGATCTTCCGTGTGTCCAGTGGCAAGATCACGTTGCACAGAAATGGACCGCACTCGACCCCGATCAAAAGGAGCATTTCACATCCCTGCTTGAAATAGATGATGTCTTTAAATACACCCTAACTCTGACAAC CCAAGATGATCTGGACTTTGTGCAGTCAATCTCTGCAGGAGTACAGAAGGACACACAGCAAGCAGCCAAATGCAGGGAGAGGGGGAACTCAAGCTTTAAGATCAGAGACtacactgcagctgctctgcactATTCACAG GGCGTGTGTTTTGCTCCCCTAAGTTCGGAGCAGCTGTCTCTGTGCTATGCCAACCGCTCTGCTGCGCTCTACCATCTGCAGCACTACCAG gcGTCCCTTGATGACATCGACAAAGCTCTGAAAAACGGCTATCCCTCTCACCTTTTACACAAACTAGAGGACCGCCGTTCACAGTGCCTTAAGCACCTCTCTGCCGATCAAAATGCAAGAGAGGATCATCACAATCCTGCCTCAAAGAATCAGAAAGGTCTACAGAATGAGGGACCTCTCACATTTGGGATCTGTCCTCAAGCTGCTGCTAGCTTCAGCCTGGAGAAAGGTCGACACCTGGTGGCTACAGAGGGAGTAGCAGCTGGAGAGGTGATCCTCAACGACAGGCCATACAGCTTTGTCCTTATTCCAGGGATGGAGGAGGTGACAGGGATGGGGGGAAGgcagaacacagagagaggggtGTTTAGAGTGGAGCACAGGCGCTGTCACAGGTGTTTGATTGAAACACTGTGTCCTGTGCCATGTGAGGGGTGCAGTTACAGCCGATACTGCTCAACTTCCTGTCAGCGAGATGCCTGGGAAGAACATCACCGCTGGGAGTGTCCGCTGGGAGCAGATCTGATGGTGATGGGTGTGATGTCGCAGCTCGCACTGAGGGTAACCTTAAAGGCGGGGTTAAAAAACATCCGAATGGCCAGGGATCCAATCAGAGACAAGAACACAAAGCTTGACAGACAGTCCAGTGATTCTGATCCATGTCATTCCTCACACTACGGTGATTCTTACCTGAGTGTGTTCCACCTGCTGCACCACCTGAATCGCCACAGCCCTGCTCTGCGTTTCCTGTGTGCGGTTACCGTAGCAACGCTCTACCTAAAGCTCAGCAAGGCCGGACCTACACCTTTACCCTGGGACCTCGGTAGACCCTCAGGGGCAAACGGCCAAtcaacagaggaggagggagcagatCGGAGCTCGGAGCTGTGGCTGCTGGGAAGTGCAGTTCTGAGGCACTTCCTGCAGCTGAGGTGTAACGCCCAGGCGATCATCATGCTGCAGGATATAG GAGCAGCAAACTCACCAGTGCAGTCCAGCAAGGAAATCCGCATTGCTACGGCATTATTCCCAACTCTCAGTCTTCTGAATCACTCCTGTTGTCCCAACACCAGCCTGGCGTTCAGCACTGGAGCCAGTGCTGATCCCTCCAGTTCAGTTGTGTCTGCAGAGCTCAGTGAGAGTGTAGCTGAGGACAGAAGCACAGCCTGCGGAGTCACTGTAACTGTCAGAGCCGCCAAAGTTATCACTCCTGGACAAGAGATCCTGCACTGCTATG GTCCCCACAGGAGCAGGATGGCGACCCAAGAGCGCCAGCGTCTCCTGCGGGAACAGTACTACTTCCTGTGTCAGTGTGAGGCCTGctctctgcagcaggaggaggaggagggcacaGAGggcagacaggagaggacagctgctggaggcagTCTACATGAGTCTAGTCTGCTGTGTAGCAAGTGCAAAGGATCTCTCATA AAAAGCAGTGGGGGCAGAGGAATAGGATTTACATGTTCGCAGTCATCCTGTGGTCATCGCACGTCTTCATCGGAAGTAAGCAACAGGCTGCAGGAGATCAGGGTCGACCTGGAGAAGGCTGTAGAGctcatggagagagagaggccag ATGAGGCTCTAAGGCTGTTGAGAAAGACCCAGTGTCAGTCAGGACTGATCCTCGCAGAGACACATCCTCTACAGGGGGAGCTGGCAGATGCTACAGCCAGAGCATATGCTACAATGG GTGACTGGAAAAATGCAGCCTCCCATCTGGAGCGAAGCACTGTAGCTATCGGCTCCCAGTACGGAGAAGACAGCATTGAACTGGGTCATCAGCTCTTCAAATTAGCTCAGCTACACTTCAATGG tGGTGCCCGAGGCCCGGCCCTCTCTGTCATCCCCAAGGTCAGACGGCTCCTCTGCCTTCACTGTGGCCCTCGCTCTCATGAATTACAGGAGCTGCAAGCCATGGAGAACTGTCTACGAGGGTAG